GGAATCACTTCGGTGCAATATTTGGTATTTACTATAATGGCTATCTTAGGATACCTTAATTGGAAAAAAAGTTTTAAAGAAAAAAAAATACAATAAAGTCATGAAAAATTTATTTAAAATAGCAGTCAGTATTTTTGCTATTGCCAGTTTAACATCTTGTTTAGCATATACCGACGGATACGGAAGCAATAATGGAGGTTATGGTTATGGTGATCCTTACTATAACAACGGGTATTACTATGCTCCTTCAGGATACTACGGAAACGGTGGATATTGGGGCAATGACGGCTATTATTACAGAAACAACGTTAATTATTACTATGATAATGGCATTCCATATTATTATGACAATTATAATAACTCCAGAAGAAAAGTCTATGTAGAAAGAAGATCTTCATCTTCTTCAAGACCTCAAAACGGATTCCAGAATACACGTACCACGAATAGTAACGGTTCATATAATAATAGCGGAGGATTCAATAATAATAGAAACTCCAACAGCAACAGTGGATTCAGAAACCAAAATAGTGGTTCTCAAAACAATCAGGGTAATCAGAATAACAGCGGATTCAGAAACTCCAACAGTAACAGCGGATTCAGAAATCAAAGCAGCGGTAATCAGAGCAACCAGGGAAGCCAGAATAACAGTGGTTTCAGAAATTCTGGAAGCAGCAGCAGCAGGTCAGAATCTTCCGGTGGTGGATTCAGAAACAGTTCGAGCAGCCAAAGCAGCAGTTCCAGCAGACAGCAAAGCAGTGGCGGAGGCTTTAGATAAAACGATTATAAATAACAAAACGAACAGTTAACACTGTTCGTTTTTCATTTTAAATATAGTAATTTTGCTGCTTCATTTAACAAAAAAATATGGAATTTTATAAATATCAGGGAACAGGAAATGATTTTGTAATGGTAGACAACCGTGATCTGCAGTTTACTAAAGATAAAGGCATTATTGAAAAATTATGTGACAGACGCTTCGGAATTGGTGCTGACGGTCTTATTCTATTGGAAAACGATCCTGACTATGATTTCAAAATGGTGTACTACAATTCTGACGGAGGAGAAAGCACCATGTGTGGAAACGGAGGAAGATGTCTTGTTGCTTTTGCTTTTTTCCTGGACATCTTTGAAGATAAATGCAAATTCATTGCAACAGACGGTGAACATGAAGCTGAAATCCATAACGGGATCATTAAATTAAAAATGATCAATGTAGATACCGTTTCACATGACGGAAATGACTTCGTTCTGAATACCGGATCTCCTCATTATGTAAAATATGTAGAAAATCTGAAAGATTATCACGTGTATGACGAAGGATATGGCATCAGAAATTCTGAAAAATATAAAGAAAAAGGAATCAATGTGAACTTTGTAGAAAAAATTTCCGATAATGAGATTTTTGTAAGAACCTATGAACGAGGCGTTGAGGACGAAACTTACAGTTGTGGAACCGGAGTTACAGCTTCTGCTTTAACTTTTCTGCAAAAACATAATCTAACCTCTGTAAAAGTTAAAACTTTAGGCGGAAATCTTAAAGTATATGCTGAAAAAAGCGGTGACGCATTCCAGAATATTTGGCTGGAAGGTCCAGCAAAGCAAGTTTTTAGAGGTAAGAGTGATCTTCTTTAAAAACAAAAACTTTTAATCAACATTTATAAGAATGAAAAAAGCAATTCTCATTGTCATTCTGCTGATTTTTGTAGTCGCAGGATTTTTTGGTTTGAGATTTTATAATAAATATTTAGGGAATAATGTAGAAAAGGACGGCTATGTTCTGATTCCTCACAGAGCAGGCTTTAAACAGATCCTAGACTCTATTGCTCCTTATATTAAAGACAGAGAATCTTTTGAAGCGGTAGCTAAAGAGAAAGGTCTTGATACCAATTTTAAAGCAGGGCGTTATCATATCGAAAGAGGAACAGGCAACAAGAACCTTGTCAATATGATCAAAGCAGGTAACCAAGCCGCAAATTCTTACAGAATCGGTGATTTTGGGGACATGTATCAAATGATCGGTAAGGTGACTAAAAAAACAGAAATTGATTCACTGCATTTTGTGAATGATCTGGATGCCGTTGCACAGGAGAAAGGCTATAAAAATGTTGAAGATTTAAAAAAATACTTTTTCATTGATACTTATAATTTTTTCTGGACTGTAAGCCCAAGAGAATTTTTTGCAAAGTTCGAGAATCAGTATAATGATTTCTGGACGACTGAAAGAAAAAACAAAGAACAGCAGTCTGGCCTTACAAGAGATCAGATTTATGCCATGGCTTCTATTGTTTATAAGGAATCCGGAGGAAAAAAGGATGAAATGAAAACGATTGCCGGATTATATTTAAACCGTTACAGAAAAGGAATGAAACTTCAGTCTGATCCTACGGTAATCTATGCAATCAATAAGCAGACTAATTTTAAAGAACCTATAAAAAGGGTATTATATAAGCATTTATCTACACCATCACCTTATAACACCTATGCCAATGCTGGGATTCCTCCGGGACCTATCTGTGTAGTGGATAAAAATTCAATAGATGCTGTTTTAAATGCTGAAAACAACAATTATATATTTATGTGTGCTGATCCGGCAAGATTTGGATACCATAAGTTTACAGCAAGTGCAGAAGAACACGCTGTGAACGCAAAAGCTTACCAGAACTGGCTCAACTCAAAAAATATAAAATAAGTTTAGAAAGCACCTCAAAATTTATACAGTTAGAAAAAACATAAAACCATAATGTTTTGAAGATCAAATTGATATGGATATTCAAAATATTAAGGGTTATTCTTTCACGATCTTATACAAAAAAATAACCTATGAAGAATAAGACAGAAATTGTCAATATTTTCACCAGAAAAACGTTAGGACTTACATTAGTACTTTCAGCGGCAGCGATGGCTTTTGCACAGGAGAAAGCTGGAGTTTCAGGAATCATTGTCAACAAAAAAAATCAGCCGGTTCCTTACGCTTCTGTAACTTTCAGTAATAAAGCGAACAAAACATTAAGTGATGCTGTACTGACTGATGAAAAGGGACAGTATCAGCTTCAGCTTATGCCGGGAGATTATGATATTACCGTAGAAGCGATTGATTACAAAAAAAGTGTAGTCAGTAAAAATATTGCTACAGCAGGGAATATCGGCGCGCTATCTATTGAAGCAGAGCCTACCTCAACTGTGGATGGTAAAACAAAGGAAATACAAGGTGTTGTTATTACCGCTTCAGCAGCCAAACCTTATAAAGTAGAACTTGACAAAAAAACATATGATCCTTCACAGGACATCGTGAGCAAAGGAGGAAACCTTCAGGATGTTTTGACCAATGTTCCTTCAGTTTCTGTAGATACAGACGGAACCGTTTCTATGAGAGGAAGTACCAATGTAAAATTTCTGATCAACGGTAAACCTTCTGCCCTATTGGGAATTGATGATGGAGCCAATGCATTGCAAAGTATTCCTGCTGATCAGATTGAAAGAATTGAGGTAATTACCAACCCTTCTTCTAAATTTGAAGCGAGTGGAACATCCGGTATTCTGAACATCATCCTTAAAAAGAGCAAAAAAGTTGGATTTAATGGAAGCGTGGTAGGATCGTTAGGATATTTTCCAAGAACGTCTCTTAATACCAACCTAAGCTGGAGAAAAAACAACTGGACCTGGTTTCTGAACGGTGGTGGTGGCTACACAGAAAATAAAACCAAGAATAATTCGGAAACGACTTATCATAATCTTACATTCCCTAAAATCCTTCCTTTTCAGCAGCCGAATGATGTCCTTGCACATCAGCTGCAGAACTCAACCAATAAAACATATAATAAAAATTATAATGTAAGTGCAGGTTTTGTACATGACTTATCTGATAAGACGTCAATCAATTTCACAGGATTGGTGAGAACATTTGAAGGAGACGGGAATGAACTTCTGGATACTTATGACAGCTTTTACAGGTTCTTCAGAGATTCCCCGGATCCAAGCACTATTGCAGGGCAATGGAATTTATTAAACCCTACCGGAAGAAGAGATTCTAAAAGTGTATTCAATAATCTTGCTTTCCAGGGAGATTTGGGATTGGATCACAAATTTGATGATAAAGGACAGAATTTAGCCGTATCATTGAGCTTGCAAAAGAACAGAAGTAATAATAATGCAGACATTCTTGAAACGTATGACCTTCGTCCTGACGTGCAAGATGTTACACGAAGACATTCGTCAAGCAAAACAATTATTGGTAAAGCTGATTATGAACTACCTATAGGAGAAAAATCAAAGCTTGAAGCAGGATACAGATTGGATGTCAATGATAATACGTATGATAACTTTGTAAGCAGTACTTCCAACAATCCTTATATTCCTAGTTATAACAATAATACTGACTATAAGGAAGTTTTCAATGCTTTCTATTTGCAGTTTAAAAGTAAAATCGGAGAAAAATTTGCTTATCAGCTGGGGTTAAGAGATGAGATTTCAAATGTCAGCATCAATTATATCAATCAAAATCCTAATGATAAAAGGATTGATAAAACTAAAAACTACAATAATTTATTTCCGAGTGTATTCTTAAGCTATGATGTTTCTAAAAACAATCAGATTTTGCTTAATTATTCCCGCAGAATAGACAGACCAAGATCATTCTTCATGGTTCCTTTCCCGAATTACAGCAACAGCCAGAATATTTTTGAAGGAAACATAGATTTGAATCCATCATATGTAGATTCATTTGAAGTAGGATATAATATTACAAGAAAAAAGTTTACCATTAATCCTACCCTATACTACAGACATGCTACTGATGATACTAAAATGTTAGTCTACAGACCTGATGAAAGCCTGGGAGTATTCTATACGAAACCTATCAATTTAGGAAGTGATGATCGTTACGGTTTGGATCTGAACTTCACCTACGATCCTTTCGCCTGGTTGAAAATAATGGGAAGTCTTGACATGTTCGGATATAAAACCAGCGGAATTGCTTATTATGATGCTATTGATAAAAATAAGCAGCAGCAAACCCGTAATATGGATTTTACAGGAAACGGCTTTTCTACCAGAGCACGTCTGAATACAACATTTAGGCTTGACAAAACGTTAAGCGTACAATTGCAAGGATTCTATAGAGGAGCACAGAAATCAGCCAACCAAAATACTCAGGATATGTATGCGCTGAACCTTGGTGCTTCTAAAACAATCTGGAAAGGAGACGGAACAATTTCCTTCAATATTCAGGATATATTCAACACAAGAAGCAGAGAAGTATTCAGTTTCAACGAGGATTATACACGAAGAAACTATATGCAATGGCAGCCAAGACAGTTTGCTATATCATTAACTTACAGATTCAAGCAGGGAGAGAAAATTGAACAGCCTAAAAAGAAAAAGGATATCAATTCCAATGCAGCAGGAGACGACCAGCAAGGCGGTCCAATGTAATACAACAAAAAATCCCGAAAGTAACTTTCGGGATTTTTTTTATTCCTGTTATTTTACAGGTTCTGCTTTCGAGTATTTTTCTTTTTCAGCTTCGTAGATTCTTCTTCTCAGATCACTGGTGGAAAACCTATGGTCTCTTTTGTTGTAAAAAAGCTCAATTCCTTTTTCTTCACAGTATTTTTTACCTGTAAAATCTCTGTCCATATAATCATCTCCGATAATTCTTACATCAATTACAAATGATTTAAGAATATCCAAAAGATCTTCTTCTGTATAATAAGGAATGATCTCATCTACAGCATTCACTGCTTTCAGTTGAATATATCTTTCAACAATAGTCTGGCTTGGCTTATTTTTGTTAGGACGATCGTGTGACGGGTCGATTTGAAGCCCTACGATTAAATAATCACATACCGTTTTAGCTTCTTCAAGCATTTTGATGTGACCTGCGTGTAATAAGTCAAATGATGAAAATGTAATACCTATTCTCTGTGTCTTCATACTAATTGTAAATTAAAGCTCCGCTGAAATACATGTTCTTAAAAAAATAAAACACTGAATATTCAGGGAAGGTGTTTTGTAATTTGTTTTATGATCGTTTAAATTATTATTTCATATGACATTACTATTTCTCAATACGTAAGTCTATGAATTTCTACTGTTCAAATATTTCTGCCATTCCCAAACGGTTCTTAAAGATTCTTCCAGAGACGTTTCAGACTTCCAGTTGAGTTCTTTCTCCGCTTTTTCAGGATTGGCATATGCGATAGTAATATCCCCTTCTCTTCTGGCGCAGATCTGATAAGGTACTTCTACATTATTGGCCTTTTCAAATGCCTTTACCACTTCCAGCACAGATGAACCATTTCCTGTTCCCAGATTGTAGGTATCTATCACAGCATCCGTTGATGGATCTTCCATCAGTTTTTTTAATGCTGCAACATGTGCCTTCGCCAGGTCTACAACATAGATATAATCACGAACGGCCGTTCCGTCCTCTGTAGCATAATCATCACCCCAGATGTTCAGTTTTTCACGCACACCCGAAGCCGTCTGCATCACATAAGGCACTAAATTATTAGGAATCCCGATTGGTAATTCCCCCAGTTTTCCGGAAGGATGCGCTCCGATGGGATTAAAATATCTTAATAATGATATTTTACTTTGATAGGCTTTGGCAAAATCAATCAGAATCTGTTCTCCCATTTGCTTTGTTTTCCCATATACACTTTCAGGTACTTTTAACGGAGTATTTTCATTTATTGGCATTTCATCTGCCTGTCCGTATACTGTACAGGATGAACTGAAAATAAAATTAGAAATCTCTCTTTCCTTAAATTCCTTAAGGATATTAATCAAAGAGAACAAATTATTCTCATAATAGTCCACAGGCTTTACCTGACTCTCTCCTACCGCTTTGGAAGCTGCAAAATTGATACATCCATCAATCTGATGAGCATCAAAAACCTGAGTAAGAAGTTCTTTTCTTCTCAAATCAAAAGGATAAAAAACCGGCTTCTTACCTGTAATTTCCTCGATATTTTTTAAAATAAACCTTTCCGAATTGGATAAATCATCTATAATAACTACTTCAAAGCCGTTATTAAGAAGTTCTACTACGGTATGAGAACCAATATATCCAAGGCCTCCGGTAACAAGTATTGCCATTTTTATTTTTTAATCTTCGCGTTTTCCTATATTTTCTATTTCGTTAGCATCTTTATATCTGTTCACCTTAAACATGTTTACAATCAGTAAACTCAATATCAATACAATTAAAAATTTAAAGGTAAAATGCCCTACAACATAATATCCATTCAAAAATCCAAGTAATAAAGGATAACCTAAATTCATTATGGATAAAAATAAACTAAGATTTAGGAACAAAATAGCTTTATCATATTTTTCAGCTAAATTGACAAATGCAAATGAATTAATAACTAACGATATACCTACAAATAATGTTTTAAATAAACTAAAATCATTAAATATATCAAGAATCAAAAAAGCTGATATTATAAAAAGTAATAAGCTTGTGATTACTGCTAAATAGTATACCAACTTATACTTAAATATCTTTTTTTTCATTATTTCATAAACTCAAGCACTGCATCCGTAATATACTTCAGCTGTTCTTCGTCTAATTCTGTATGCATTGGCAACGAAATTACCTGATCCAAAAGTTTGTCTGTATTCACAAAATCGGCATCATTACTTTCCTGATAGTAAGCTTTTTGTTTTCTTAATGCTACCGGATAGTAGATCATTGCAGGAATTTCTTTTTCCGTCAAAAACTTCTGAAGCTCATTACGTTTTCCGTTCAGAATTCTTAAAGTATACTGGTGGAATACGTGCGTAGAATTTTCTGCTCTTTTTGGAGTAAGAATATTTGGATTTCCTTCAAATGCTTCATCATAAAAGTCTGCAGCTCTTCTTCTTGCTTCGTTGTAAGAATCCAGGTGAGGAAGTTTTTTTCTTAAAACCGCAGCCTGAATGCTATCCAAACGGGAGTTTACTCCTACCTCATCATGGTAATATCTTTCATACATACCATGGTTAACGATCCCTCTCAAACGGTGAGCAAGCTCATCATTATTGGTAAAAATAGCACCTCCGTCTCCGTAGCATCCAAGATTCTTTGAAGGGAAGAAAGATGTTGTTCCTACCGTAGACATTGTTCCTGCCTGCTTTACGGTTCCATCAGAGAATGTATATTCTGAACCGATTGCCTGAGCGTTGTCTTCGATAACATATAAGTTGTGCTCTTCAGCAATTTTCAAAATCTCTTCCATATTGGCACACTGTCCGAAAATATGTACAGGAATAATTGCTTTTGTTCTTGGTGTAATTGCTTTTTTAATCTGTTCTGTAGAAATCGTGAATGTATCATAATCCACATCTACTAATACAGATTTTAATTTAAGCAGGTGAATTACTTCTACTGTTGCAGCAAAAGTAAAATCAGCTGTAATAATTTCGTCTCCTTCTTTCAGATCTAAAGCCATCAGGGCAATCTGTAATGCATCTGTACCATTGGCACATGGAATCACATGTTTTACTTCTAAATAAGACTCCAATTCATTCTGGAAAGACTTTACTTCAGGACCGTTAATAAATGCCGCAGAATCCATTACATTCAACACTGCATTGTCTACATCATTCTTTATTTTGTAATACTGACTTTGCAAGTCAACCATCTGAATTTTTTTCATATAATAAATATTTCTGTAAAAATAAGGAATTTAATATCCTATCAAAAATTTTATTGATTTTGTTTTTATCTTTATACAAATAAATTCTATGAAAAAAATTTTACTCTTTTGTTTCCTAACAGGTTACCTTCATGTTTCCGCACAAACGGAGCTCGTTTTTGTTTTCTTCACAGATAAGCCCAATAAAGCTGCTTTTTATGCAAATCCACTGTCAGAACTCAGCCAGAAATCACTCAACAGGCGCACCGCACTGGGAATACCGCTCAATGATCAGGATGCCCCTATTGAACAGTCTTATCTCCAGAATCTTCAAAATTTAGGATTTACGGTTACAGATTATTCAAAATGGCTCAACGGAGCTGCAGTAAATGCCACTCCAGCTCAAAAAACGTTGTTGCAGTCTCAAACCTTTGTTTTGTCTGTAGAAAGTTTTGCAAGAAACAGTTCAACAACTGTAAAAACAACACCTGGAAAATGGAAAGATGATGCCAGTGTCAATAAAACACTCACGAACTTTAATTATGGTTCCGGTTCTGCACAAATTGACCAGGTTAATATTCGGCCGCTTCACCTCGCAGGTTACACCGGAACAGGAATTTCCATAGCGGTGATTGATGCCGGATTTCCAACAGTGAATACGGGAACTGCTTTTGCAAGATTGTGGACAAATAATCATATCAAAGCATCTTATGATTTTGTTACCAAAACCGGAGACATTTACAATACGGCTCTAAGTCCTCACGGTTCTGTTGTTTTAGGAGTTATCGGCGGATATCTGCAAGATGTTTTTGTAGGAGCAGCCCCTGATGCTGATTTTTATCTTTACCGCAGTGAAAATGCTACTGTAGAAATTCCTGAAGAAGAACTCTATTGGATTGAGGCTGCTGAAGAAGCGGACAGAAAAGGGGTGGAAATTATTACGTCATCATTAGGTTACAATGTTTTTGATGAAAGCCGTTACAATTATACGTATGCCAATATGAACGGAAGTACTTCTTTCATTGCACGCGGAGCAGGAATTGCTGCTGAGAAAGGGATTTTTGTACTTGCTGCTGCAGGTAATTCCGGACAACAGCCATGGCATTATCTTATGACACCTTCTGACAATGATAAAGTATTTTCTATCGGATCAGTAGATTCAGCCGGAAATCCATCCGGATTTTCTTCTTTCGGACCCAACTCTCTTGGAGTGGTAAAACCTGACGGAAGCACACAGGGCACGGGTACCACAACGGTTTATGATAATGCTACCTTAATCGTGAACGGAACTTCTATTGCAACGCCTATTGCTGCCGGAGGAGTAGCCTGTCTTATTCAGGCATTTCCAACGATGAACAGGGAGCAGATCAGAACAAGACTGAGACAGACCGCTTCACTGTATCCTGCCCATTCAGATCAGATAGGATATGGTATTCTTAATTTCGGAAACTTATACAACCTCGTTCTGAATACCTCTGAACTTGTAAAGAAAGAAAAACTTTCTATATTCCCAAATCCTGCTAAAAATATTCTGAACATTGCTTCAGAACAGGAAATACTGTCTTTAGAAATTTATGATAATCTGGGAAGACTCGTCAGAAAAAATTATAATCAAAAATCTATAAAAGTAGAGGATTTTGCAAAAGGAACCTATTATCTGAAAATTCAGACGAAGGATAAGGTTTTGTATGAAAAATTCTTAAAGGAATAACTATTTTATCTCTCGCAAATTAAACAGATTAGGTAGATTCTGATACTGCATGTTATGTTGAACAGGCGAGAGATATTCTTCTAAAAACACATACAATATATTTTGGCTAAAGCCGATGGATTGATTAATAAAAAAAGAATGGGCTAAAGCCCATTCCTATTGATATATTATTGTACAATATGTACAAAACATTTGTATAAAATAACTTAAGCGGAGTTTCGGCTTGCATTGATATTCCCGAATAAAGAACGGGTTACCAGCTTTTCATAAGCTTCTTTATTTCCTTCTCCTTTTTGAATTTTCATTAAAGCGTACTGCTGAATACTCAATAACGGCAGAACAATCTTTTCACGGATTTTCACAGACTTTCTGGACAATGGATCTTCTTCCTGAAGCATTTTGAATCCTGTTAACTCGAGCATGATATCTCTGGAAAGCTCATATTCATTGAAAAGAACATTCCAGAATGCCCCGAATTTCGGATTGTTTTTAATATAATATGTCAAAGGGAAGTAAGATTTATTCATACTCATCATCGAGTTCAGCACTAAGGTTTTAAAGAAATCCGAACCTTTGTACAGCTCTCTTACTTCTTCAAATCTACCCTGCTCTTTCATCTTTTGCATAGCATATCCAAACCCAAAGAATCCAGGCACATTCTGCTTTAATTGTGACCATGAACCTACAAATGGTATGGCTCTCAGGTCTTCAAATTTCAATTCGCTGCCATTTCCTCTTTTTGAAGGACGGCTTCCTATATTGGTTTTTCCATAGTATTCCAGCGTACTCATTTCCTGAAGGTAAGGAACAAACATTGGATGTGCTTTTAAGTCTGAATATTTTTGGTAACTGATATCTGCCAATTCTATGATCAAGGCTCTTTCCTTTTCTGTAAGGTCTTTTTTTGCGTTTTTGAACACGTCATTTTCCACTCCGGCTGTCAGAAGTTGTTCAAAATTGTATTTTGCCTGTTCTTTATTTCCAAAAATACTGGTAATGGTCTGCCCTTGAATGGTGAGTTCTATTTTATTATTTGCAATCGTTTTTCCCTGAGAAGCATAGAAATCGTGGGTTTTCCCTCCTCCTCTTGCAGGCGGGCCTCCTCTACCGTCAAAAAATACGACTTTGATGTTATTCTGCTCAGAGAGCTTAGTCAATACTTCTTTCGCTTTATAAATTTCCCAGTTGGCTTTTAGATATCCACCGTCTTTCGTTCCATCTGAGAATCCAAGCATAATCGTCTGCTGGTTTCCTCTTTTTTCAAGGTGTTTTTTATAGACAGGATTATGATACAGTTCGTTCATTACATGCTCTGCATTGGCAAGACCTTCCATAGTTTCAAAAAGCGGAACAATATCCATATTGATCTCTTCATCTTTATAACCACAGATTTTAAAGAATGCATAAACATTCATCACATCCTTTACAGCATCAGAATTGGAAATAATATAGCGGTTCATTCCTCTTAGGCCATTCAACTTCTGGATTTCTGAGACTTGTGAAACGGTTAACAGGGTATCTTTTACAATATCTTCAAAATCTTCAGCATTTACCGTTTCTGAAACCTGAATCAGTTTATTGAATTTCTCTTCATATTCAGCCTTTTCATTTCCGTACACTTTTGTGTATACCTCATCAATAACTTTCTGATGAATTCTGCTGTCCTGGCGGATATCCAACGTTGCAAAATGAGTTCCAAAGATCATCACACGATCCCTGAAATTAATCAAAAGATCTAAAAACAAAGAGTTATGTTCATTGATTAATATTTTTTCCGCTTCAGAAGCCTTCTTTAAAATATCTTCTGCTTTAATGCTTTTTCCATCAAAAATTGCAGCATATAACTCTTCACTTAACTGCGTTAAAACTTCAGCTACCCCACGGAAACTTAATCTTCTTCTGATAAATTTCAAATGGCTGTAATAAGATTTGAGGATTGCTGAACGAAGTTCTTCCGCTACTCTTTTCGTTACATCCGCAGTGACAAAAGGGTTACCATCCCTATCTCCTCCAGGCCAGAAGCCAAGCTGGATAATATCTTCATGAAGGTGAAAATGCCCGTTCCCGAAAGTCTTTTTTATTTTCGTAAACAGTTCACCGATGGTATCATAATACACATATCTCAGGTAGGAAATAATACTCAGGGCTTCATCTATCGGAGTCGGTTTTTCTTTATTGACAAAAGGAGTCTTCCCCAACTGCTGCAGAAGCA
The sequence above is a segment of the Chryseobacterium culicis genome. Coding sequences within it:
- a CDS encoding adenylyltransferase/cytidyltransferase family protein; protein product: MKTQRIGITFSSFDLLHAGHIKMLEEAKTVCDYLIVGLQIDPSHDRPNKNKPSQTIVERYIQLKAVNAVDEIIPYYTEEDLLDILKSFVIDVRIIGDDYMDRDFTGKKYCEEKGIELFYNKRDHRFSTSDLRRRIYEAEKEKYSKAEPVK
- a CDS encoding TonB-dependent receptor, which codes for MKNKTEIVNIFTRKTLGLTLVLSAAAMAFAQEKAGVSGIIVNKKNQPVPYASVTFSNKANKTLSDAVLTDEKGQYQLQLMPGDYDITVEAIDYKKSVVSKNIATAGNIGALSIEAEPTSTVDGKTKEIQGVVITASAAKPYKVELDKKTYDPSQDIVSKGGNLQDVLTNVPSVSVDTDGTVSMRGSTNVKFLINGKPSALLGIDDGANALQSIPADQIERIEVITNPSSKFEASGTSGILNIILKKSKKVGFNGSVVGSLGYFPRTSLNTNLSWRKNNWTWFLNGGGGYTENKTKNNSETTYHNLTFPKILPFQQPNDVLAHQLQNSTNKTYNKNYNVSAGFVHDLSDKTSINFTGLVRTFEGDGNELLDTYDSFYRFFRDSPDPSTIAGQWNLLNPTGRRDSKSVFNNLAFQGDLGLDHKFDDKGQNLAVSLSLQKNRSNNNADILETYDLRPDVQDVTRRHSSSKTIIGKADYELPIGEKSKLEAGYRLDVNDNTYDNFVSSTSNNPYIPSYNNNTDYKEVFNAFYLQFKSKIGEKFAYQLGLRDEISNVSINYINQNPNDKRIDKTKNYNNLFPSVFLSYDVSKNNQILLNYSRRIDRPRSFFMVPFPNYSNSQNIFEGNIDLNPSYVDSFEVGYNITRKKFTINPTLYYRHATDDTKMLVYRPDESLGVFYTKPINLGSDDRYGLDLNFTYDPFAWLKIMGSLDMFGYKTSGIAYYDAIDKNKQQQTRNMDFTGNGFSTRARLNTTFRLDKTLSVQLQGFYRGAQKSANQNTQDMYALNLGASKTIWKGDGTISFNIQDIFNTRSREVFSFNEDYTRRNYMQWQPRQFAISLTYRFKQGEKIEQPKKKKDINSNAAGDDQQGGPM
- a CDS encoding DegT/DnrJ/EryC1/StrS family aminotransferase — translated: MKKIQMVDLQSQYYKIKNDVDNAVLNVMDSAAFINGPEVKSFQNELESYLEVKHVIPCANGTDALQIALMALDLKEGDEIITADFTFAATVEVIHLLKLKSVLVDVDYDTFTISTEQIKKAITPRTKAIIPVHIFGQCANMEEILKIAEEHNLYVIEDNAQAIGSEYTFSDGTVKQAGTMSTVGTTSFFPSKNLGCYGDGGAIFTNNDELAHRLRGIVNHGMYERYYHDEVGVNSRLDSIQAAVLRKKLPHLDSYNEARRRAADFYDEAFEGNPNILTPKRAENSTHVFHQYTLRILNGKRNELQKFLTEKEIPAMIYYPVALRKQKAYYQESNDADFVNTDKLLDQVISLPMHTELDEEQLKYITDAVLEFMK
- the mltG gene encoding endolytic transglycosylase MltG gives rise to the protein MKKAILIVILLIFVVAGFFGLRFYNKYLGNNVEKDGYVLIPHRAGFKQILDSIAPYIKDRESFEAVAKEKGLDTNFKAGRYHIERGTGNKNLVNMIKAGNQAANSYRIGDFGDMYQMIGKVTKKTEIDSLHFVNDLDAVAQEKGYKNVEDLKKYFFIDTYNFFWTVSPREFFAKFENQYNDFWTTERKNKEQQSGLTRDQIYAMASIVYKESGGKKDEMKTIAGLYLNRYRKGMKLQSDPTVIYAINKQTNFKEPIKRVLYKHLSTPSPYNTYANAGIPPGPICVVDKNSIDAVLNAENNNYIFMCADPARFGYHKFTASAEEHAVNAKAYQNWLNSKNIK
- the galE gene encoding UDP-glucose 4-epimerase GalE, with the translated sequence MAILVTGGLGYIGSHTVVELLNNGFEVVIIDDLSNSERFILKNIEEITGKKPVFYPFDLRRKELLTQVFDAHQIDGCINFAASKAVGESQVKPVDYYENNLFSLINILKEFKEREISNFIFSSSCTVYGQADEMPINENTPLKVPESVYGKTKQMGEQILIDFAKAYQSKISLLRYFNPIGAHPSGKLGELPIGIPNNLVPYVMQTASGVREKLNIWGDDYATEDGTAVRDYIYVVDLAKAHVAALKKLMEDPSTDAVIDTYNLGTGNGSSVLEVVKAFEKANNVEVPYQICARREGDITIAYANPEKAEKELNWKSETSLEESLRTVWEWQKYLNSRNS
- the dapF gene encoding diaminopimelate epimerase: MEFYKYQGTGNDFVMVDNRDLQFTKDKGIIEKLCDRRFGIGADGLILLENDPDYDFKMVYYNSDGGESTMCGNGGRCLVAFAFFLDIFEDKCKFIATDGEHEAEIHNGIIKLKMINVDTVSHDGNDFVLNTGSPHYVKYVENLKDYHVYDEGYGIRNSEKYKEKGINVNFVEKISDNEIFVRTYERGVEDETYSCGTGVTASALTFLQKHNLTSVKVKTLGGNLKVYAEKSGDAFQNIWLEGPAKQVFRGKSDLL
- a CDS encoding S8/S53 family peptidase translates to MKKILLFCFLTGYLHVSAQTELVFVFFTDKPNKAAFYANPLSELSQKSLNRRTALGIPLNDQDAPIEQSYLQNLQNLGFTVTDYSKWLNGAAVNATPAQKTLLQSQTFVLSVESFARNSSTTVKTTPGKWKDDASVNKTLTNFNYGSGSAQIDQVNIRPLHLAGYTGTGISIAVIDAGFPTVNTGTAFARLWTNNHIKASYDFVTKTGDIYNTALSPHGSVVLGVIGGYLQDVFVGAAPDADFYLYRSENATVEIPEEELYWIEAAEEADRKGVEIITSSLGYNVFDESRYNYTYANMNGSTSFIARGAGIAAEKGIFVLAAAGNSGQQPWHYLMTPSDNDKVFSIGSVDSAGNPSGFSSFGPNSLGVVKPDGSTQGTGTTTVYDNATLIVNGTSIATPIAAGGVACLIQAFPTMNREQIRTRLRQTASLYPAHSDQIGYGILNFGNLYNLVLNTSELVKKEKLSIFPNPAKNILNIASEQEILSLEIYDNLGRLVRKNYNQKSIKVEDFAKGTYYLKIQTKDKVLYEKFLKE